A single Methanolobus sp. ZRKC5 DNA region contains:
- a CDS encoding YkgJ family cysteine cluster protein → MNIRFRDILIMQLEEELQTAKQIDTDELADEIHNIGFDCLMCGKCCRREHGDNRVAVVPAEIRSIQNGSNIEWNNIAEPLNIEMDSAEEEYSFQKESGMIDEDGNIHTFGWMLHRKKNRDCTFIPDEKTDNRCRIYKLRPLLCSTYPFYMEGLKLKTSECEGLGRKSTWLKSKEIADQVLKRYLCELQDTILTYENYNGFTKGENGQIIAESNMKQGYLNYAVHNSEGTCNITKIFEFKLID, encoded by the coding sequence ATGAACATCAGATTCAGAGATATCCTCATCATGCAGCTGGAAGAAGAGTTGCAAACTGCAAAACAGATAGATACCGATGAACTTGCAGATGAGATCCACAATATAGGATTTGATTGCCTGATGTGTGGGAAATGCTGCCGCCGGGAACATGGAGATAACCGGGTTGCTGTTGTCCCTGCTGAGATCCGCAGCATACAAAACGGCAGCAACATTGAATGGAATAACATAGCAGAACCATTAAACATAGAAATGGACTCTGCAGAAGAAGAATACAGCTTTCAAAAAGAATCCGGCATGATAGATGAAGATGGCAATATCCATACATTCGGATGGATGCTCCACAGAAAAAAAAACAGGGATTGCACCTTTATCCCGGATGAAAAAACGGACAACCGATGCAGAATATATAAACTAAGACCACTCCTGTGCAGCACGTACCCATTCTACATGGAAGGACTCAAACTCAAAACTTCAGAATGTGAAGGACTGGGAAGGAAAAGCACATGGCTAAAAAGTAAAGAAATTGCTGACCAGGTGCTTAAAAGATACCTGTGTGAACTGCAGGATACTATCCTTACATATGAGAACTATAATGGATTCACAAAAGGTGAAAATGGACAGATTATCGCAGAATCTAACATGAAGCAAGGCTACTTAAATTACGCCGTTCATAATAGTGAGGGAACCTGTAATATAACAAAAATATTTGAATTTAAGCTTATCGATTGA
- a CDS encoding DHH family phosphoesterase — MEVVFINNVAKEISATDKTKIKPTYLILGSGSFGFALAKELRELDKEIIIVDKDSQKVETLREEAYEAIVGDVSDPALFDIINTKNLAGILILSSDPKANATALKNVRNKVSQDIYCVVRAPDVINMQEMETMGADLVIMPPRMVAKSLSRSLERAEAMRRGNKLTQWFEANKGRKLAIVVHDNPDPDAISSALALKTIAASFNVLADIIYHGEIGHQENKAFVNLLGIDLYRAEDVGFTGYENLALVDCSVPGANNSLPLETRVNIIIDHHPIPDAEIDADFIDIRPNVGAAATILTKYLQELNVDINSDLATALLYGIRTDTLDFKRNTDSADLSAASYLYPLSDHDVLEQLERPSMSIETLDVLGEAINRRQVVGSYLLSNVGSIRNRDTLPQAADYLLNLEGISTSIVFGVTEEKIYISGRSNDIRVNLGDIMKRAFGEEAGGGHATAAAAQIPLGVFSAAKDRQTLLRLVNEAVVKRFLAAVGVEEADE, encoded by the coding sequence ATGGAGGTCGTTTTTATTAACAACGTTGCAAAGGAGATTAGCGCAACTGACAAAACAAAGATCAAACCCACATACCTCATATTAGGAAGTGGGAGTTTTGGTTTTGCATTAGCCAAGGAATTAAGGGAACTTGACAAAGAGATCATCATAGTGGACAAGGACTCCCAAAAAGTAGAGACACTTCGCGAAGAAGCTTACGAGGCTATTGTTGGTGATGTCAGCGATCCTGCACTTTTTGACATTATCAATACTAAGAATCTTGCAGGAATACTTATCCTTAGCTCTGACCCTAAAGCAAATGCTACGGCCCTAAAGAATGTCAGGAACAAGGTATCCCAGGATATTTACTGCGTAGTGAGAGCCCCTGATGTTATAAACATGCAGGAAATGGAAACTATGGGGGCAGACCTTGTCATCATGCCACCCAGAATGGTAGCAAAATCTCTTTCAAGATCACTTGAGCGTGCCGAAGCGATGCGAAGGGGAAATAAACTGACCCAGTGGTTTGAGGCAAACAAAGGAAGGAAACTTGCAATTGTAGTCCATGATAATCCGGACCCGGATGCAATTTCCAGTGCCCTTGCGCTAAAGACGATTGCAGCGTCCTTCAATGTGCTTGCTGATATTATATATCATGGAGAAATTGGGCATCAGGAGAACAAGGCTTTTGTGAACCTGCTTGGAATCGATCTGTACAGGGCGGAAGATGTAGGATTCACAGGATATGAGAATTTAGCACTGGTTGACTGCTCAGTACCCGGTGCAAATAATTCCCTGCCACTTGAAACACGCGTAAATATAATCATTGACCACCATCCCATTCCGGACGCTGAAATTGATGCGGACTTCATAGACATTCGTCCGAATGTTGGTGCAGCTGCCACTATACTGACAAAGTATCTGCAGGAACTCAACGTGGACATCAATAGTGATCTGGCAACTGCTCTGCTTTACGGCATCAGGACCGATACACTTGATTTTAAGAGGAACACTGATTCTGCCGATCTTTCAGCTGCTTCATATTTGTATCCCCTCTCTGACCACGACGTACTGGAACAGCTGGAACGTCCTTCCATGTCTATAGAAACACTGGACGTACTTGGTGAAGCCATAAACAGACGTCAGGTCGTCGGAAGTTACCTGCTTTCCAACGTGGGAAGTATACGCAACAGGGATACTTTACCACAGGCAGCAGACTATCTTCTTAACCTCGAAGGTATATCAACTTCCATTGTGTTTGGCGTCACTGAAGAAAAGATATACATTTCCGGCCGCAGTAATGACATCAGGGTAAACCTTGGCGACATTATGAAACGTGCATTCGGTGAAGAAGCAGGAGGAGGACATGCAACTGCAGCAGCAGCACAGATTCCACTGGGAGTGTTCAGCGCTGCAAAGGACCGTCAGACCCTTCTCAGGCTTGTCAATGAAGCAGTTGTAAAAAGATTCTTAGCAGCTGTGGGTGTAGAAGAGGCAGATGAATAA